The following coding sequences are from one Coffea arabica cultivar ET-39 chromosome 11e, Coffea Arabica ET-39 HiFi, whole genome shotgun sequence window:
- the LOC140021411 gene encoding uncharacterized mitochondrial protein AtMg00810-like gives MSNCNSVSTPVEVGLKLIKESGGKRVDSTLYKQIVRSLMYLTATRSDIMHAVSLISRYMESPRETHLLAAKRILRYWQGTIEYGLFYKNGEKSDLFDFTDSVRNIYRY, from the coding sequence ATGTCGAATTGTAATTCTGTTAGTACGCCAGTTGAAGTGGGTTTAAAACTCATCAAAGAATCAGGAGGAAAGAGGGTTGATAGCACCCTTTACAAGCAAATTGTGAgaagtttgatgtatttgacaGCAACTAGGTCTGATATTATGCATGCTGTAAGTCTTATTAGTAGATACATGGAAAGTCCAAGGGAGACACATCTTCTAGCTGCCAAGAGGATTCTTCGATACTGGCAGGGAACCATTGAGTATGGATTATTTTACAAGAATGGTGAAAAATCAGATTTGTTTGATTTTACTGACAGTGTTAGAAATATTTATcgttattaa
- the LOC140021410 gene encoding uncharacterized protein gives MAIDNFVQPAIPRFDGHYDHWSMLMENFLRSKEYWQVVESGVAEPTVGEILSEVQKMELEALKLKDLKAKNYLFQAIDRAILETILSKDTSKQIWDSMNKKYQGNAKAKQVQLQALRTEFETLRMKSSKSVTDYFARTMAIANKMRIHGENLKDATIVEKILRSMTTKFNFVVCCIEESKDIDAISIDELQSSLLVHEQKINQQEKEEQALVVSAESHLTWRRGRGRGRGNNDRGNQQQQYQHQENQFQGRRRGRGGYPLTNQRPKSADKSNVECYKCHRYGHYQSECRTNLNRQNGERTNFAEKEEEVSLLMVCHMSEKTQQNTWYLDTGCSNHMCGDKKTFSELDESFRSTVKFGDNSTISVMGK, from the coding sequence ATGGCCATCGACAATTTTGTGCAGCCAGCAATTCCTCGCTTTGATGGTCACTATGATCATTGGAGTATGCTAATGGAGAACTTCTTGAGATCCAAGGAGTATTGGCAGGTTGTCGAATCTGGAGTAGCAGAGCCAACAGTCGGAGAAATATTGTCAGAGGTGCAAAAAATGGAGTTAGAAGCATTGAAACTGAAAGATCTTAAAGCTAAAAATTATCTTTTTCAAGCTATTGATCGAGCCATTTTGGAGACAATTCTTAGCAAAGATACCTCCAAACAAATTTGGGACTCCATGAATAAAAAGTATCAAGGAAATGCAAAGGCGAAGCAGGTGCAGCTTCAAGCTCTTCGGACCGAATTTGAGACTTTACGCATGAAGTCAAGCAAATCAGTCACTGATTATTTCGCAAGAACGATGGCAATCGCTAACAAGATGAGGATCCATGGAGAAAATTTGAAGGACGCCACCATTGTCGAGAAGATTCTTCGATCAATGacaacaaaatttaattttgttgtATGCTGTATAGAGGAATCGAAAGATATTGAtgcaatttcaattgatgaGTTGCAGAGTTCTTTGTTGGTTCATGAGCAAAAAATTAACCAGCAAGAGAAAGAGGAGCAAGCACTGGTGGTTTCAGCAGAAAGTCACTTAACATGGAGAAGAGGCAGAGGCAGAGGTAGAGGAAATAATGATCGTGGCAACCAACAACAACAATACCAGCACCAAGAAAATCAAtttcaaggaagaagaagaggacgAGGAGGCTATCCATTAACAAATCAAAGGCCAAAGTCAGCAGACAAGTCCAATGTTGAATGCTACAAATGTCATAGGTATGGCCATTATCAGTCCGAATGTCGAACTAATTTGAATAGACAAAATGGAGAAAGGACTAATTttgcagaaaaagaagaagaagtgtcTCTTTTGATGGTGTGCCACATGAGTGAAAAAACTCAACAAAACACGTGGTATTTAGACACCGGTTGCAGCAATCACATGTGTGGAGATAAGAAGACATTCTCTGAATTGGACGAGTCATTCCGTAGCACTGTCAAGTTTGGTGACAACTCTACAATTTCTGTTATGGGAAAATGA